One region of Prinia subflava isolate CZ2003 ecotype Zambia chromosome 6, Cam_Psub_1.2, whole genome shotgun sequence genomic DNA includes:
- the CCNT2 gene encoding cyclin-T2 isoform X4 — translation MVLLHSGAKSVCSQRAAGETWNLYPHLHLGSLQSLSVLEHKLLGLKMRSQGFLGLFLLLCRLSASKDLAQTSYFMATNSLHLTTFCLQYKPTVIACVCIHLACKWSNWEIPVSTDGKHWWEYVDPSVTLELLDELTHEFLQILEKTPSRLKRIRNWRANQAAKKPKGDGQVSENSLLGSSLVQNSILVDTVTGVAANTSFQKPSTSFPAPVPLTSGSISVPDSHAPENLAILATGMPSTSYSLASHQEWPQHQEQTRTEQIYSQKQEPLPAGQYNMNFQAGASVQLHSGAHHRPDKLAEHSTVKQEYSHKSANKHHGQVAAPVIIPQKMSLDKYREKRKLETLELDVREHYVATPGEQQHKKHLQPQAGSTSVTSPIKMKIPIANAEKPEKHLPDKKEKSGSLKLRIPIPPTEKGASKEELKMKIKVSSSERHSSSDEGSGKSKHSSPHISKEHKDKHKEHSLNRHHGVGHKHSHSHGGGGKHGADGVAPSVLRSPVGLGSDGNSSSSGSSRKKLHSNDASHNHHSKMSKSSKSSGSSSSSCSVKQYVSSHNSVFNLPLPPPPPVTYQVGYGHLSTLVKLDKKPVENGPDAHPQYSTNSQHMDYKDTFDMLDSLLSAQGMNM, via the exons ATGGTCCTTTTACACTCTGGTGCAAAATCAGTCTGTTCTCAGCGTGCTGCTGGTGAAACTTGGAATCTGTATCCTCATCTCCATCTTGGAAGTCTTCAGTCACTCTCTGTATTGGAACACAAGCTTTTGGGATTGAAGATGAGATCTCAAGGATTTCTAGGATTGTTCTTGCTACTCTGCAGGTTATCAG cAAGCAAGGATTTGGCACAGACATCCTATTTCATGGCTACCAACAG CCTTCACCTTACCACGTTCTGTCTTCAGTACAAGCCCACAGTGATAGCATGTGTGTGCATTCACTTGGCCTGCAAATGGTCCAACTGGGAGATTCCAGTGTCAACAGATGGGAAACACTGGTGGGAATATGTAGATCCCTCAGTTACTCTAGAGCTACTAGATG AGCTAACTCATGAGTTTCTGCAAATACTGGAGAAAACACCTAGCAGGCTCAAGAGAATTAGAAATTGGCGG GCTAATCAGGCAGCTAAGAAACCTAAAGGTGATGGACAAGTATCTGAGAACTCTCTTCTTGGTTCATCTTTGGTCCAGAATTCCATTTTGGTGGATACAGTTACTGGTGTAGCTGCAAACACAAGTTTCCAAAAACCATCGACGTCGTTTCCTGCACCAGTACCTCTGACCTCAGGAAGTATTTCTGTTCCAGACAGTCACGCACCTGAAAATTTGGCAATATTAGCTACAGGAATGCCAAGTACCTCATACAGTTTGGCATCACACCAGGAATGGCCTCAGCACCAAGAACAAACAAGGACAGAACAAATTTACTCCCAGAAGCAGGAGCCACTGCCTGCTGGTCAGTACAACATGAACTTCCAAGCAGGGGCGTCCGTGCAGTTGCACTCTGGAGCGCACCACAGACCTGACAAACTTGCTGAGCATTCTACTGTCAAACAAGAATATTCTCACAAGTCAGCAAACAAACACCACGGACAAGTTGCTGCTCCTGTAATAATCCCTCAGAAAATGTCTTTGGATAAATACAGAGAGAAGCGCAAACTAGAAACCCTGGAACTGGATGTCAGAGAACACTATGTAGCAACCCCAGGCGAGCAGCAGCATAAAAagcacctgcagccacaggcaggcagcactTCTGTTACGTCTcccattaaaatgaaaattcctATTGCAAATGCAGAGAAGCCTGAAAAACATTTGCCTGATAAGAAAGAGAAGAGCGGCTCGCTCAAACTCCGTATCCCAATCCCGCCCACAGAAAAGGGTGCCAGTAAGGaggagctgaaaatgaaaatcaaggtTTCTTCCTCAGAAAGGCACAGCTCGTCGGACGAGGGCAGCGGCAAGAGCAAACACTCGAGTCCCCACATCAGCAAAGAGCACAAGGACAAACACAAGGAGCACTCCCTGAACCGCCACCACGGCGTGGGCCACAAGCACTCGCACTCGCACGGGGGCGGCGGCAAGCACGGCGCTGACGGGGTGGCGCCCTCTGTGCTGAGGAGTCCCGTGGGCCTGGGCAGCGACGGCAATTCCTCCAGTTCCGGCTCCTCCAGGAAGAAGTTGCACAGCAACGACGCTTCTCACAACCACCACTCCAAAATGAGCAAAAGTTCCAAAAGTTCAGGTAGTTCATCTAGTTCTTGCTCTGTTAAGCAGTATGTATCCTCTCACAACTCTGTTTTTAACCTtcccttaccccctcctccccctgtcACATACCAGGTGGGCTACGGACATCTCAGCACCCTCGTGAAACTGGACAAGAAACCAGTGGAGAACGGTCCTGATGCCCATCCCCAGTACAGTACAAACAGCCAGCATATGGACTACAAAGACACATTCGACATGCTGGATTCGCTGTTAAGTGCCCAAGGAATGAACATGTAG